The following are from one region of the Capsicum annuum cultivar UCD-10X-F1 chromosome 1, UCD10Xv1.1, whole genome shotgun sequence genome:
- the LOC107865280 gene encoding uncharacterized protein At1g76660: MSRVNGVDNTLETINAAATAIASVENRVPQASVQKRRWTSCWSMYWCFGSQKQTKRIGHAVFVPETTAPGLDRPAANASSQAPSIVLPFIAPPSSPASFLPSEPPSATHSPVGSKCLSMSTYSPSGPTSIFAIGPYAHETQLVSPPVFSTFTTEPSTAPFTPPPESVHLTTPSSPEVPFAKLLDPTYQNVAAGHRYPCAQYEFQSYQLQPGSPVSNLISPGSAISVSGTSSPFLDREYTPGRPQFLNLEKIAPHEWGSRQGSGTLTPDAVNPKYHDNFLLNHQNTGAHRLPKPFNGWRNDLTVVDHRVSFEITAEDVVRCVEKKPTMMMRTGSVSPQDVEHCTRRRENLAETSNAQEHDGHESSNEIREGSSTDGEDGQRQQKHRSITLGSSKEFNFDNVDGGYPDKANLGSDWWANEKVLGKDTAPCSNWIFPMMQPGVS, encoded by the exons ATGAGCAGAGTGAACGGAGTTGATAACACTTTGGAAACTATAAACGCAGCAGCTACTGCTATCGCTTCTGTTGAAAATCGTGTTCCTCAAGCTTCCGTTCAG AAACGAAGATGGACAAGCTGCTGGAGCATGTATTGGTGTTTTGGCTCTCAGAAACAGACAAAACGAATTGGACATGCAGTTTTTGTCCCAGAGACAACAGCCCCTGGGCTAGATAGACCTGCTGCTAATGCTTCAAGTCAAGCTCCTTCTATAGTGCTTCCCTTCATTGCACCCCCCTCATCGCCTGCATCTTTCTTGCCATCAGAACCTCCTTCAGCAACCCATTCACCAGTTGGTTCAAAATGCCTTTCTATGTCTACATATTCTCCCAGTGGACCCACCTCAATTTTTGCTATCGGGCCATACGCTCATGAAACTCAACTGGTCTCTCCACCTGTATTCTCTACATTCACTACCGAACCATCTACTGCTCCTTTTACCCCTCCTCCTGAGTCAGTCCACTTGACTACACCTTCATCACCTGAGGTACCATTTGCTAAGCTTCTTGACCCCACCTATCAAAATGTTGCTGCTGGTCACAGATATCCTTGTGCTCAGTATGAATTTCAATCATACCAACTTCAACCAGGGAGTCCGGTCAGCAATTTGATCTCACCTGGGTCTGCCATATCTGTATCTGGAACCTCATCTCCTTTTCTTGACCGTGAGTATACTCCTGGACGCCCTCAGTTCCTGAACCTGGAGAAAATAGCCCCTCACGAATGGGGATCTCGGCAAGGATCTGGGACTTTGACCCCTGATGCAGTAAACCCCAAATATCACGATAATTTCCTTCTTAATCATCAGAACACTGGTGCTCATCGTCTTCCAAAGCCCTTTAATGGATGGAGAAATGACCTAACAGTGGTTGATCATAGAGTTTCTTTCGAGATAACTGCAGAAGACGTTGTGAGGTGTGTGGAAAAGAAGCCAACGATGATGATGAGAACTGGATCAGTATCTCCCCAGGATGTAGAACATTGCACTAGACGACGGGAAAACCTGGCTGAAACATCAAATGCACAGGAGCATGATGGACATGAGTCTTCCAATGAAATACGTGAAGGATCATCTACTGACGGAGAGGATGGACAGAGGCAGCAGAAACACAGATCCATCACTCTCGGATCCTCAAAGGAATTTAACTTTGACAATGTGGATGGAGGATATCCTGATAAAGCTAATCTTGGCTCTGACTGGTGGGCCAACGAGAAGGTTCTTGGAAAGGATACTGCACCATGCAGTAACTGGATCTTCCCTATGATGCAACCCGGTGTCAGCTAA
- the LOC107865289 gene encoding BTB/POZ domain-containing protein At5g41330 has translation MPPFAGSHPLSHGFSRNSIDSYSNIVTIDVGGQLFQTTKQTLKQSGSKSLLSEISGSDFDGSIPFIDRDPEMFSILLSLLRTGNLPSKAKSFDIQDLVFESQFYGVEHLLLNSQSNPSQFEPFDLEKSLILPLSGRDSPTAIATTQLGEVQVAHGCKITSFDWSLKRKSTILTQFAGIDSMLSLSANVVAVGATDFSGLQILDVSKGCVNETLNWENVTKSGSTVQGIGASRDLLFTSFESSRRNSNCIMVYDLNNDGFRPVAEIGHYEIFGAELDSAIPATKLSWISSHNLLMAAGSHSGPSGVRGNIRFWDLRSGSAVWEIKENVDCFSDCTVSDDLSAILKVGVHSGEVFILDLRNIGNENSWTCLGDQRRVTNGKKEGVGSKIESHGTQVFCSKGGNLELWSEVLIGSSIKDRVFRKNSMGRAKDSCGNKITHFTFGGNKMFVTRKDQQFVEVWQSSVRGF, from the coding sequence ATGCCACCTTTTGCCGGATCTCATCCACTTTCCCATGgtttttcaagaaactcaattgATTCATATTCAAATATTGTGACCATTGATGTTGGTGGTCAGCTTTTTCAAACAACCAAACAGACCTTAAAACAATCAGGTTCAAAATCCCTTCTTTCTGAAATTTCAGGTTCAGATTTTGATGGTTCAATTCCTTTCATTGATAGAGATCCTGAGATGTTTTCAATTTTGCTATCCCTTTTAAGAACTGGAAATTTACCTTCAAAAGCTAAAAGTTTTGATATTCAAGATTTGGTTTTTGAGTCTCAGTTTTATGGTGTTGAGCATCTTTTGTTGAATTCCCAATCTAACCCCTCTCAGTTTGAGccttttgatcttgaaaaatcATTGATTTTGCCCTTAAGTGGTAGAGATTCACCTACTGCTATTGCCACTACTCAGCTTGGTGAAGTTCAAGTTGCTCATGGTTGTAAAATCACTTCATTTGATTGGTCATTGAAGAGAAAATCAACCATTTTGACACAATTTGCTGGTATTGATTCTATGTTGTCATTGTCAGCAAATGTTGTTGCTGTTGGTGCTACTGACTTTTCAGGATTACAGATTCTTGATGTTAGTAAAGGGTGTGTTAATGAGACTTTGAATTGGGAAAATGTGACTAAGTCTGGATCAACTGTACAAGGAATTGGTGCCTCAAGAGATTTGTTGTTTACGAGCTTCGAATCATCTAGGAGGAATTCGAATTGTATAATGGTATACGATTTGAATAACGATGGTTTTAGGCCTGTTGCTGAGATTGGACATTACGAAATCTTTGGTGCTGAATTGGATTCAGCTATTCCAGCTACTAAACTTAGTTGGATATCTAGTCATAACTTGTTGATGGCTGCTGGTTCACATAGTGGACCTTCTGGTGTTAGAGGGAACATTAGGTTCTGGGATCTAAGGTCCGGGAGCGCTGTGTGGGAGATCAAGGAAAACGTTGATTGTTTCTCTGATTGCACAGTTTCGGATGATCTTTCAGCTATACTGAAAGTCGGTGTGCATTCAGGCGAAGTTTTCATTTTGGATTTGAGGAATATTGGTAACGAAAATTCTTGGACTTGTCTTGGTGATCAAAGAAGAGTAACAAATGGTAAGAAAGAAGGTGTTGGGAGTAAAATTGAGAGTCATGGAACTCAAGTCTTTTGTAGTAAAGGCGGAAATTTGGAGTTGTGGTCTGAGGTTTTGATTGGTTCTTCGATTAAAGACAGAGTCTTTAGGAAGAACTCGATGGGGAGAGCGAAAGATAGTTGTGGAAATAAGATAACTCATTTCACCTTTGGAGGTAACAAAATGTTTGTTACAAGGAAAGATCAGCAATTCGTTGAAGTATGGCAGAGTTCAGTAAGGGGATTCTAA